The Sorangiineae bacterium MSr11367 genome window below encodes:
- a CDS encoding BMP family ABC transporter substrate-binding protein has product MRVGWHVARAGLVILLGSTMLNAGGCSLVVEKEIEGKGIGSLCTANGDCHAGVCEQGLCSAKCTGDGDCPSPTKCVQKTGYCSTPLRAGFMYVGVLEDQGWSYIQDQGRKAAEQALPYLSTDFTLSVVTDDQVNSAARTMIAKGANVIVQTSQGGTAPMAKLAQDFPAVTFLQLYNKTVTPPNLGSYWVKLQQSWYIAGYVAAKKSKTGRVAWIGGYVSPQGVVRANGFIRGAKRANPNIKVDIRWVGFWFDPGSPVNGKYRETVLTEQALDAGADIVIGNIDNERPYDVVKQRHAKNPDVWSIETNNRASCERYKESCLGVAWIDWAPIYIDQLDQIHRKTWQPGYVHRGMAEDLNQSPVGFTPSSDNLGDVDIKLEIGKMSTDFAKDPEAPLRGPYNISGAQREPVGEGEIIGEDELLKMCWFPEGAVEKSVPDDPTSADRAATVPIGDKTFLKKELLSPENQGLADPPDCRKNL; this is encoded by the coding sequence ATGAGGGTAGGTTGGCACGTTGCGAGGGCGGGCCTCGTGATCCTTCTCGGCAGCACCATGCTGAATGCGGGAGGTTGCTCGCTCGTCGTCGAGAAAGAGATCGAAGGAAAGGGGATTGGGAGTCTTTGCACCGCGAACGGCGACTGCCACGCCGGCGTGTGCGAGCAAGGTCTCTGCAGCGCGAAGTGCACGGGCGATGGTGATTGCCCCTCGCCCACGAAGTGCGTCCAGAAAACGGGCTATTGCTCGACCCCGCTCCGCGCCGGTTTCATGTACGTCGGCGTTCTCGAGGATCAAGGTTGGAGCTACATCCAAGATCAGGGACGAAAGGCTGCGGAGCAAGCGCTCCCCTACCTGTCGACGGATTTCACGCTGAGCGTGGTCACGGACGATCAGGTCAACAGCGCGGCGCGTACCATGATCGCCAAGGGGGCCAACGTCATCGTGCAGACGTCCCAGGGGGGCACCGCGCCCATGGCGAAATTGGCGCAGGATTTCCCTGCGGTGACGTTTTTGCAGCTTTACAACAAAACGGTGACCCCGCCCAATCTGGGCTCGTATTGGGTCAAGCTGCAGCAGTCGTGGTACATCGCGGGCTACGTCGCGGCGAAGAAGTCCAAGACGGGGCGCGTTGCGTGGATTGGTGGTTACGTCTCTCCCCAGGGCGTGGTGCGGGCCAATGGCTTCATTCGCGGCGCGAAAAGGGCAAACCCCAACATCAAAGTCGACATTCGATGGGTCGGTTTTTGGTTCGATCCGGGGAGCCCGGTCAATGGCAAATATCGCGAGACGGTGTTGACCGAGCAGGCCCTCGACGCGGGTGCTGACATCGTGATTGGCAACATCGACAACGAGCGGCCCTACGACGTCGTGAAGCAGCGGCATGCGAAGAATCCGGATGTCTGGTCCATCGAGACGAACAACCGCGCTTCATGTGAAAGGTACAAGGAGTCGTGCCTTGGCGTGGCATGGATCGATTGGGCACCGATCTACATCGATCAACTGGATCAGATTCATCGCAAGACGTGGCAACCCGGTTACGTGCATCGTGGGATGGCGGAGGACTTGAACCAGAGCCCCGTGGGATTCACGCCTTCGAGTGACAACTTGGGCGACGTCGACATTAAGCTCGAGATCGGGAAGATGAGCACGGATTTCGCCAAAGATCCGGAGGCACCGCTCCGAGGTCCTTACAACATCTCCGGGGCCCAACGCGAGCCGGTGGGGGAGGGCGAGATCATCGGCGAGGACGAGTTGCTGAAAATGTGTTGGTTCCCGGAGGGGGCCGTCGAAAAGTCGGTTCCTGACGACCCGACCTCCGCCGACAGGGCCGCGACCGTTCCCATTGGGGACAAAACCTTCTTGAAGAAAGAGTTGCTAAGTCCCGAAAACCAGGGCCTCGCCGATCCGCCGGACTGCCGAAAGAACCTTTGA
- a CDS encoding FAD-dependent oxidoreductase, with the protein MNSVSEDVNHSTVHGLENSNGARAGEGPGEARTRLPKNRVELELLDKKPTMTPAEAKAEADRCLYCQDAPCIKACPTEIDIPTFIKKIASDNVRGSAKTIFEQNLLGYSCSRVCPVEVLCVGSCVYNAWHREPIAIGRLQRYATEQATAPGKPVLFTPKAPSRRKVALIGAGPASLSCAGYLALEGHQAVIFEKRAFAGGLNTTGIAPYKLHVEDSLHEVEWLEQLGVEVRTGVEVGKDVRGEDLLKDYDAVYIGVGLGEDTKLRIPGEDGPGVFGATAWIETMKLAAVGATKLGRVLVIGGGNTALDVARECALLGAAEVSMVYRRDVASMSGYAHELEGARKEGVRLVTHATPVAFERDAQGKLTGLRVRRMAPPPQPSPGGGGGTNGAQLEEIIPCDTVALAIGQSKMHAIAAEFPGVALDAKGCIVADPNNGATGHAKVFSGGDCINGGKEVVNAVADGRNTARHLDQLWSS; encoded by the coding sequence GTGAATTCCGTTTCCGAAGATGTGAATCATTCCACCGTCCACGGTCTGGAAAATTCGAATGGGGCGCGGGCAGGTGAGGGCCCGGGCGAAGCGAGGACGCGGCTTCCCAAGAACCGCGTCGAGCTCGAATTGCTCGACAAAAAGCCCACGATGACGCCCGCCGAGGCCAAAGCTGAAGCGGACCGCTGTCTCTATTGCCAAGATGCGCCATGCATCAAAGCGTGTCCGACCGAGATCGACATCCCGACCTTCATCAAGAAGATCGCGAGCGACAACGTCCGCGGCAGCGCGAAGACGATATTCGAGCAAAACCTGCTTGGGTATTCGTGCTCTCGCGTATGCCCGGTGGAAGTCTTGTGCGTCGGCTCATGCGTATACAACGCATGGCATCGCGAGCCGATCGCCATTGGCCGTTTGCAGCGGTATGCGACGGAGCAGGCGACGGCACCCGGTAAACCGGTGCTGTTCACGCCAAAGGCGCCTTCGCGCCGCAAGGTGGCGCTCATTGGCGCGGGGCCGGCGTCGCTTTCTTGCGCAGGGTACCTCGCGCTGGAAGGGCACCAGGCGGTGATCTTCGAGAAGCGCGCCTTCGCGGGCGGGCTCAATACGACGGGCATCGCTCCGTACAAGCTTCACGTGGAAGATTCGCTGCACGAGGTCGAATGGCTCGAGCAGCTCGGCGTCGAGGTTCGCACTGGCGTGGAGGTCGGCAAAGACGTCCGCGGTGAAGACCTGTTGAAGGATTACGATGCGGTGTACATCGGCGTCGGCCTCGGGGAGGACACCAAGCTGCGCATCCCGGGCGAAGACGGCCCTGGCGTGTTTGGCGCCACCGCGTGGATCGAGACGATGAAACTCGCTGCCGTCGGCGCGACGAAATTGGGGCGCGTGCTGGTCATCGGCGGCGGCAACACCGCCCTCGACGTCGCACGCGAGTGTGCCCTGCTCGGCGCCGCGGAGGTCAGCATGGTGTACCGGCGCGACGTCGCGTCGATGAGCGGCTACGCGCACGAGCTCGAGGGGGCGCGCAAGGAAGGCGTGCGTCTCGTCACCCACGCGACCCCGGTGGCGTTCGAGCGCGATGCGCAAGGTAAGCTTACGGGACTCCGGGTACGGCGGATGGCTCCCCCTCCCCAACCCTCCCCCGGAGGGGGAGGGGGCACCAATGGTGCCCAGTTGGAGGAGATTATTCCCTGTGACACGGTGGCCTTGGCCATCGGGCAGTCGAAGATGCATGCCATTGCCGCGGAGTTTCCTGGGGTCGCGCTCGATGCCAAGGGCTGCATCGTGGCCGACCCGAACAACGGTGCCACCGGCCACGCGAAGGTGTTCAGCGGCGGCGACTGCATCAACGGCGGCAAAGAAGTGGTGAATGCGGTGGCCGACGGCCGAAACACGGCGCGCCACCTCGACCAATTGTGGAGCTCGTAG